In one Streptomyces sp. NBC_01288 genomic region, the following are encoded:
- the ruvC gene encoding crossover junction endodeoxyribonuclease RuvC yields the protein MRVLGVDPGLTRCGVGVVEGVAGRPLTMVGVGVVRTPSDAELGLRLVAIEQGIEAWLDEHRPEFVAVERVFSQHNVRTVMGTAQASAVAMLCAARRGIPVALHTPSEVKAAVTGSGRADKAQVGAMVTRLLRLDAPPKPADAADALALAICHIWRGPATNRLQQAVAQHRLQQAVAQHAAGVRKAPQATQAPQAPKTPHASKGRTA from the coding sequence GTGCGGGTACTGGGTGTCGACCCCGGACTGACCCGATGTGGTGTCGGAGTGGTCGAAGGCGTCGCGGGCCGGCCGCTCACCATGGTCGGCGTCGGTGTCGTACGGACCCCGTCGGACGCCGAGTTGGGGCTGCGCCTCGTCGCCATCGAGCAGGGCATCGAAGCGTGGCTGGACGAACACCGGCCCGAATTCGTCGCCGTGGAGCGGGTGTTCAGCCAGCACAACGTGCGCACGGTGATGGGCACCGCCCAGGCCAGCGCCGTGGCCATGCTCTGTGCCGCCCGGCGCGGCATCCCCGTCGCCCTGCACACGCCCAGCGAGGTCAAGGCCGCCGTCACCGGCAGTGGCCGCGCCGACAAGGCCCAGGTCGGCGCGATGGTCACCCGGCTGCTCCGGCTCGACGCGCCCCCGAAGCCCGCCGACGCGGCCGACGCCCTCGCGCTCGCCATCTGCCACATCTGGCGGGGCCCCGCGACCAACCGCCTCCAACAGGCCGTCGCCCAGCACCGGTTGCAACAGGCGGTCGCCCAACACGCGGCCGGCGTACGCAAAGCACCGCAGGCCACGCAAGCCCCTCAAGCACCGAAGACCCCGCACGCATCGAAAGGCCGTACCGCATGA
- the secF gene encoding protein translocase subunit SecF: MSKLGNLGARLHRGEVGYDFVGNRKIWYGISILITITAILGLTVRGLNMGIEFQGGAAFTTPKGMSASVTQAEKYAEDASGHDAVVQKLGDGSLRIQIAGIDTDKSDSIKTKLAKDLDVSSESIAADLVGPSWGDQVANKAWEGLAIFMVLVVIYLAIAFEWRMALAALVALIHDITITIGIYALVGFEVTPGTVIGLLTILGYSLYDTVVVFDSLKEQTKDITKQTRWTYSDIANRSINGTLVRSINTTVVALLPVGALLFIGGGFLGAGVLNDISLSLFVGLAAGAYSSIFIATPLVADLKEAEPQIKALKKRVLAKRAQAAAQGEPAESQVTDRSDDDYDDEPEDAAAVVGPRTQPASRNRGRGRPSGKRR; this comes from the coding sequence ATGTCGAAGCTCGGCAACCTCGGCGCCCGACTGCACCGTGGCGAGGTCGGGTACGACTTCGTCGGCAATCGCAAGATCTGGTACGGCATCTCGATCCTGATCACCATCACGGCCATCCTCGGCCTGACGGTGCGCGGCCTGAACATGGGCATCGAGTTCCAGGGCGGCGCCGCCTTCACCACGCCCAAGGGCATGAGTGCCTCGGTGACCCAGGCCGAGAAGTACGCCGAGGACGCCTCGGGTCACGACGCGGTCGTCCAGAAGCTGGGCGACGGCAGCCTGCGCATCCAGATCGCGGGCATCGACACCGACAAGTCCGACAGCATCAAGACGAAGCTGGCGAAGGACCTTGACGTCAGCTCCGAGAGCATCGCCGCGGACCTGGTCGGTCCCAGCTGGGGTGACCAGGTCGCCAACAAGGCCTGGGAGGGCCTGGCGATCTTCATGGTGCTGGTCGTGATCTATCTGGCGATCGCCTTCGAGTGGCGCATGGCCCTGGCCGCGCTCGTCGCCCTGATCCACGACATCACCATCACCATCGGCATCTACGCCCTCGTCGGCTTCGAGGTCACGCCCGGCACGGTGATCGGTCTGCTGACCATCCTCGGTTACTCGCTCTACGACACGGTCGTCGTCTTCGACAGCCTCAAGGAGCAGACCAAGGACATCACCAAGCAGACCCGGTGGACCTACAGCGACATCGCCAACCGGTCGATCAACGGCACCCTGGTGCGTTCCATCAACACCACGGTCGTCGCGCTGCTGCCGGTCGGGGCCCTGCTGTTCATCGGCGGCGGCTTCCTTGGCGCGGGTGTGCTCAACGACATCTCGCTGTCGCTGTTCGTCGGCCTCGCGGCCGGTGCGTACTCCTCGATCTTCATCGCCACGCCGCTCGTCGCCGACCTCAAGGAGGCCGAGCCGCAGATCAAGGCGCTCAAGAAGCGCGTCCTCGCCAAGCGTGCCCAGGCCGCCGCGCAGGGCGAGCCCGCGGAGTCCCAGGTCACCGACCGTTCGGACGACGACTACGACGACGAGCCCGAGGACGCGGCAGCCGTCGTGGGCCCGCGCACCCAGCCGGCGTCCCGCAACCGCGGCCGTGGGCGTCCTTCGGGGAAGCGCCGATGA
- the ruvA gene encoding Holliday junction branch migration protein RuvA: MIAFVSGTVAALAPDAAVVEIGGVGMAVQCTPNTLSTLRLGKPAKLATSLVVREDSLTLYGFVDDDERQIFELLQTATGVGPRLAQAMLAVHTPDALRRAVAAGDEKALMAVPGIGKKGAQKLLLEFKDRLGAPVGSAPAIGAPVTSGWRDQLHAALIGLGYATREADEAVAAVAPQAEAAEGAPQVGQLLKAALQTLNRAR, encoded by the coding sequence ATGATCGCCTTTGTCAGTGGCACGGTCGCCGCACTCGCCCCCGATGCCGCGGTGGTCGAGATCGGCGGTGTCGGCATGGCCGTCCAGTGCACGCCGAACACCTTGTCCACGCTCCGCCTCGGCAAGCCCGCCAAGCTCGCCACCTCGCTCGTCGTCCGCGAGGACTCGCTCACCCTGTACGGCTTCGTGGACGACGACGAACGTCAGATCTTCGAGCTGCTCCAGACCGCGACCGGTGTCGGCCCCCGGCTCGCGCAGGCGATGCTCGCGGTGCACACCCCGGACGCGCTGCGTCGAGCGGTGGCCGCCGGGGACGAGAAGGCGCTCATGGCGGTCCCGGGCATCGGCAAGAAGGGCGCGCAGAAGCTGCTGCTGGAGTTCAAGGACCGGCTCGGCGCCCCGGTGGGGTCCGCTCCGGCGATCGGCGCCCCGGTCACCAGCGGCTGGCGCGATCAGCTGCACGCCGCGCTCATCGGCCTCGGGTACGCCACCCGCGAGGCCGACGAGGCCGTGGCCGCAGTAGCACCGCAGGCCGAGGCCGCCGAAGGGGCGCCGCAGGTGGGGCAGTTGCTGAAGGCGGCCCTCCAGACCCTGAACCGCGCCCGCTAG
- a CDS encoding RelA/SpoT family protein, protein MADEAQPLTAAKPEPTPGPAAEPATSASTAAASTAPAEPRPATEHDRSAPADKAAEPARPKPAPAERPAATPPAPRPTAGQPARTGGGSSNRVRARLARLGVQRSNPYNPVLEPLLRIVRSNDPKIETATLRQVESAYQVAERWHRGQKRKSGDPYITHPLAVTTILAELGMDPATLMAGLLHDTVEDTEYGLDQLRRDFGDSVALLVDGVTKLDKVKFGEAAQAETVRKMVVAMAKDPRVLVIKLADRLHNMRTMRYLKREKQEKKARETLEIYAPLAHRLGMNTIKWELEDLAFAILYPKMYDEIVRLVAERAPKRDEYLAIVTDEVQTDLRAARIKATVTGRPKHYYSVYQKMIVRGRDFAEIYDLVGIRVLVDTVRDCYAALGTVHARWNPVPGRFKDYIAMPKFNMYQSLHTTVIGPNGKPVELQIRTFDMHRRAEYGIAAHWKYKQEAVAGTSKVRAETPRTTGKDDHLNDMAWLRQLLDWQKETEDPGEFLESLRFDLSRNEVFVFTPKGDVIALPAGATPVDFSYAVHTEVGHRTIGARVNGRLVPLESTLDNGDLVEVFTSKAPGAGPSRDWLGFVKSPRARNKIRAWFSKERRDEAIEQGKDAIARAMRKQNLPIQRILTGDSLVTLAHEMRYPDISSLYAAIGEGHVAAQNVVQKLVQALGGEEAATEEIDESVPPAHGRGRKRRSNADPGVVVKGVDDVWVKLARCCTPVPGDPIIGFVTRGSGVSVHRSDCVNVESLSREPERILEVEWAPTQSSVFLVAIQVEALDRSRLLSDVTRVLSDQHVNILSAAVQTSRDRVATSRFTFEMGDPKHLGHVLKAVRGVEGVYDVYRVTSARNKT, encoded by the coding sequence TTGGCAGACGAGGCCCAGCCCCTGACCGCCGCCAAGCCCGAGCCCACCCCGGGCCCCGCGGCGGAGCCCGCCACGAGCGCGAGCACCGCAGCCGCGAGCACCGCACCGGCCGAACCGCGCCCGGCGACGGAGCACGACCGGTCGGCGCCCGCCGACAAGGCGGCCGAGCCCGCGCGCCCCAAGCCGGCCCCGGCCGAGCGCCCGGCGGCCACTCCTCCCGCGCCCCGTCCCACGGCCGGCCAGCCCGCTCGCACCGGGGGCGGCTCCTCCAACCGCGTCCGCGCCCGCCTGGCCCGCCTCGGCGTCCAGCGCTCCAACCCGTACAACCCGGTCCTGGAGCCCCTGCTGCGGATAGTGCGCAGCAACGACCCGAAGATCGAGACGGCCACCCTCCGCCAGGTCGAGAGCGCCTATCAGGTCGCCGAGCGCTGGCACCGCGGCCAGAAGCGCAAGAGCGGTGACCCGTACATCACGCACCCGCTCGCCGTTACGACGATCCTTGCCGAACTCGGCATGGACCCGGCGACCCTCATGGCCGGCCTGCTGCACGACACCGTCGAGGACACCGAGTACGGCCTCGACCAGCTCCGCCGCGACTTCGGCGACTCCGTGGCCCTCCTCGTCGACGGCGTGACCAAGCTGGACAAGGTCAAGTTCGGCGAGGCCGCGCAGGCCGAGACCGTGCGCAAGATGGTCGTAGCGATGGCCAAGGACCCGCGCGTCCTGGTCATCAAGCTCGCCGACCGCCTGCACAACATGCGCACCATGCGCTACCTCAAGCGCGAGAAGCAGGAGAAGAAGGCGCGCGAGACCCTGGAGATCTACGCGCCGCTCGCCCATCGCCTGGGCATGAACACCATCAAGTGGGAACTGGAGGACCTCGCCTTCGCGATCCTCTACCCCAAGATGTACGACGAGATCGTCCGGCTGGTGGCCGAGCGGGCACCGAAGCGTGACGAGTACCTGGCCATAGTGACCGACGAGGTCCAGACCGACCTGCGCGCCGCCCGCATCAAGGCGACCGTCACCGGCCGCCCGAAGCACTACTACAGCGTCTACCAGAAGATGATCGTCCGCGGCCGCGACTTCGCGGAGATCTACGACCTGGTCGGCATCCGCGTCCTCGTGGACACCGTCCGCGACTGCTACGCCGCCCTCGGCACGGTGCACGCGCGATGGAACCCGGTCCCCGGCCGGTTCAAGGACTACATCGCGATGCCCAAGTTCAACATGTACCAGTCGCTCCACACCACGGTGATCGGCCCCAACGGCAAGCCCGTTGAGCTCCAGATCCGCACGTTCGACATGCACCGTCGCGCGGAGTACGGCATCGCCGCGCACTGGAAGTACAAGCAGGAGGCCGTCGCCGGCACCTCCAAGGTGCGCGCGGAGACGCCCAGGACCACCGGCAAGGACGACCACCTCAACGACATGGCGTGGCTGCGCCAGTTGCTCGACTGGCAGAAGGAGACCGAGGACCCGGGCGAGTTCCTGGAGTCCCTGCGCTTCGACCTGTCCCGCAACGAGGTCTTCGTCTTCACGCCCAAGGGCGACGTGATAGCGCTGCCGGCGGGCGCCACCCCGGTGGACTTCTCGTACGCGGTGCACACCGAGGTCGGCCACCGGACCATAGGAGCACGGGTCAACGGGCGCCTCGTACCGCTCGAATCCACCCTGGACAACGGCGACTTGGTGGAGGTCTTCACCTCCAAGGCACCCGGCGCGGGCCCCTCCCGCGACTGGCTCGGCTTCGTGAAGTCGCCGCGCGCCCGCAACAAGATCAGAGCCTGGTTCTCCAAGGAACGCCGGGACGAGGCGATCGAGCAGGGCAAGGACGCCATCGCCCGCGCGATGCGCAAACAGAACCTGCCGATCCAGCGCATCCTCACCGGCGACTCCCTGGTCACGCTCGCGCACGAGATGCGCTACCCGGACATCTCCTCGCTGTACGCGGCGATCGGCGAAGGGCATGTCGCCGCGCAGAACGTCGTACAGAAGCTGGTGCAGGCGCTCGGCGGCGAGGAGGCGGCCACCGAGGAGATCGACGAGAGCGTGCCGCCGGCGCACGGCCGGGGGCGCAAGCGCCGGTCGAACGCCGACCCCGGTGTCGTCGTCAAGGGCGTCGACGATGTGTGGGTCAAACTGGCCCGCTGTTGTACGCCCGTCCCCGGCGACCCCATCATCGGTTTCGTCACGCGGGGTAGCGGTGTATCGGTTCACCGCAGCGACTGCGTCAACGTGGAGTCACTGTCCCGCGAGCCCGAGCGCATCCTGGAAGTCGAGTGGGCGCCCACCCAGTCCTCGGTCTTCCTGGTCGCCATCCAGGTGGAGGCCCTGGACCGCTCCCGGCTCCTCTCGGACGTCACCCGCGTCCTGTCCGACCAGCACGTCAACATCCTCTCCGCGGCCGTCCAGACCTCCCGCGACCGCGTGGCCACCTCCCGTTTCACCTTCGAGATGGGCGACCCCAAGCACCTGGGCCACGTCCTGAAGGCCGTCAGGGGCGTCGAGGGGGTCTACGACGTCTACCGCGTGACGTCGGCGCGCAACAAGACGTAG
- the yajC gene encoding preprotein translocase subunit YajC, producing MNIVTILPFIVLIGAMFLMTRSAKRKQQAAASMRSDMQPGTGVRTIGGVYATVKEVNEETVLLDAGPGIELLFAKNAIGAVLTDDEYNRIVHGIEHDLKDDADIVPDDASSLTDTDEPAADSSDDKPIDLGKKDAADEPADATEEPAKPAEAKTEEEPKKSDGDTDAK from the coding sequence GTGAATATCGTGACCATTCTCCCCTTCATCGTGCTCATCGGGGCCATGTTCCTGATGACCCGCTCTGCCAAGCGCAAGCAGCAGGCGGCCGCGTCGATGCGTAGTGACATGCAGCCCGGCACCGGCGTCCGCACGATCGGGGGCGTGTACGCGACGGTCAAGGAAGTCAACGAGGAGACGGTTCTCCTCGACGCCGGCCCGGGCATCGAACTTCTCTTCGCGAAGAACGCGATCGGCGCCGTCCTCACCGACGACGAGTACAACCGCATCGTCCACGGCATCGAGCACGACCTGAAGGACGATGCCGACATCGTCCCGGACGACGCCTCCTCCCTCACCGACACCGACGAGCCCGCCGCCGACTCTTCCGACGACAAGCCCATCGACCTCGGCAAGAAGGACGCGGCCGACGAGCCGGCCGACGCCACCGAGGAGCCGGCGAAGCCCGCCGAGGCGAAGACGGAAGAAGAGCCGAAGAAGTCCGACGGCGACACCGACGCGAAGTAG
- the pdxT gene encoding pyridoxal 5'-phosphate synthase glutaminase subunit PdxT — protein MSSAPVIGVLALQGDVREHLIALAAADAVARQVRRPEELAEVDGLVIPGGESTTISKLAVLFGVMDPLRTRVRAGMPVYGTCAGLIMLADKILDPRSGQETIGGIDMIVRRNAFGRQNESFEAAVDVRGIEGDPVEGVFIRAPWVESVGAETEVLAEHEGHIVAVRQGNALATSFHPELTGDHRVHSLFVDMVRANLTPGS, from the coding sequence GTGTCTTCAGCCCCTGTCATCGGCGTCCTGGCCCTCCAGGGCGACGTACGGGAACACCTGATCGCCCTGGCCGCGGCCGACGCCGTGGCCAGGCAGGTCAGGCGCCCCGAGGAACTCGCCGAGGTGGACGGCCTCGTCATCCCCGGGGGTGAGTCGACCACCATCTCCAAGCTGGCCGTCCTCTTCGGAGTGATGGACCCGCTGCGCACACGCGTGCGTGCCGGAATGCCCGTCTACGGCACCTGCGCCGGCCTGATCATGCTCGCCGACAAGATCCTCGACCCGCGCTCGGGTCAGGAGACGATCGGCGGCATCGACATGATCGTGCGCCGCAACGCCTTCGGACGTCAGAACGAGTCCTTCGAAGCAGCTGTCGACGTCCGGGGCATCGAGGGCGATCCTGTGGAGGGCGTCTTCATCCGCGCCCCCTGGGTCGAGTCCGTCGGTGCCGAGACCGAGGTCCTCGCCGAACACGAGGGCCACATCGTCGCGGTCCGCCAGGGCAACGCGCTCGCCACGTCGTTCCACCCGGAACTGACCGGCGACCACCGCGTGCACTCCCTGTTCGTCGACATGGTGCGCGCGAACCTGACTCCGGGGTCCTAG
- the ruvB gene encoding Holliday junction branch migration DNA helicase RuvB, which translates to MNWDDTTDETAAERLVGSVADREDQAVEAALRPKDLGEFIGQEKVREQLDLVLRAARARGATADHVLLSGAPGLGKTTLSMIIAAEMEAPIRITSGPAIQHAGDLAAILSSLQEGEVLFLDEIHRMSRPAEEMLYMAMEDFRVDVIVGKGPGATAIPLELPPFTLVGATTRAGLLPPPLRDRFGFTAHMEFYEPTELERVIHRSANLLDVEIDPAGAAEIAGRSRGTPRIANRLLRRVRDYAQVKADGFITQDIAGAALKVYEVDGRGLDRLDRGVLEALLKLFGGGPVGLSTLAVAVGEERETVEEVAEPFLVREGLLARTPRGRVATPAAWAHLGLTPPRSSTGGNGQGDLFGA; encoded by the coding sequence GTGAACTGGGACGACACGACCGACGAGACCGCCGCCGAGCGGCTGGTGGGCTCGGTCGCCGACCGCGAGGACCAGGCCGTAGAGGCCGCCCTGCGCCCCAAGGACCTGGGCGAGTTCATCGGCCAGGAGAAGGTCCGCGAGCAGCTCGACCTGGTGCTGCGCGCCGCACGCGCGCGTGGCGCCACCGCCGACCACGTGCTGCTCTCCGGTGCCCCCGGCCTCGGCAAGACCACCCTGTCGATGATCATCGCGGCCGAGATGGAAGCCCCGATCCGCATCACCAGCGGCCCCGCCATCCAGCACGCCGGAGACCTCGCCGCGATCCTCTCCTCCCTCCAGGAGGGCGAGGTCCTCTTCCTCGACGAGATCCACCGCATGTCCCGGCCCGCCGAAGAGATGCTCTACATGGCGATGGAGGACTTCCGCGTCGACGTCATCGTCGGCAAGGGCCCCGGCGCCACCGCGATCCCGCTCGAACTGCCGCCGTTCACCCTGGTCGGCGCCACCACGCGCGCGGGACTGCTGCCACCCCCGCTGCGCGACCGCTTCGGCTTCACCGCGCACATGGAGTTCTACGAACCCACCGAGCTGGAGCGCGTCATCCACCGCTCGGCGAACCTCCTCGACGTGGAGATCGACCCCGCCGGCGCCGCCGAGATCGCCGGACGTTCGCGCGGCACCCCCCGCATCGCCAACCGGCTGCTGCGCCGCGTCCGGGACTACGCGCAGGTCAAGGCCGACGGGTTCATCACCCAAGACATCGCCGGGGCCGCGCTCAAGGTCTACGAGGTCGACGGACGCGGCCTCGACCGGCTCGACCGCGGTGTCCTCGAAGCCCTGCTCAAGCTGTTCGGCGGCGGACCGGTGGGCCTGTCCACGCTCGCCGTTGCCGTGGGGGAGGAGCGCGAGACCGTCGAAGAGGTCGCCGAACCCTTCCTCGTACGGGAGGGACTACTGGCCCGCACCCCGCGCGGACGCGTCGCCACCCCCGCCGCGTGGGCGCATCTGGGCCTCACCCCGCCCCGCTCGTCAACCGGGGGAAACGGACAAGGGGACCTGTTCGGGGCGTGA
- the secD gene encoding protein translocase subunit SecD: protein MAAPKRGRSASAQSKPWRSLALILIAIVALTGGMFASGHTTPRLGIDLAGGTSITLRAVAQPGEASSINKTNMDTAVDIMNRRVNGLGVSEAEVQTQGSRNIIVNIPKGTNSEEARQQVGTTAKLYFRPVLATEASTGAATATPSPSGSGSASSSPSSTPSSKASASSSKTGSATPTATATSQGRAASDALKADSTSSASPSASASATPSADSSAAASAAAAKLEAQYTALDCSKKSVQNTAGKTAKAGDATVACGQVSGVWYKYVLGPAAVDGTDVKKAAAVLNTTTAAGWQVTMDFTGKGGDKFAKVTGELAKNTSPQNEFGIVLDGQVVSSPSVSSSITGGSAEISGSFTQEEAQSLANMLSYGALPLTFKEDSVTTVTAALGGEQLHAGLIAGAIGLALVVLYLLIFYRGLSVIAIPSLLVSAILTYVIMALLGPGIGFALNLPAVCGAIVAIGITADSFIVFFERIRDEIREGRSLRPSVERAWPRARRTILVSDFVSFLAAAVLFIVTVGKVQGFAFTLGLTTVLDVVVVFLFTKPLMTILARRKFFADGHKWSGIDPKALGAKPPLRRTRRPAGSAAGPVDPKEA, encoded by the coding sequence GTGGCAGCACCTAAGAGGGGCCGCAGCGCGAGCGCCCAGAGCAAGCCGTGGCGCTCGCTGGCCCTCATCCTGATCGCCATCGTGGCGCTCACCGGGGGCATGTTCGCATCCGGGCACACCACTCCGCGTCTCGGCATCGACCTGGCCGGCGGCACGAGCATCACCCTGCGGGCGGTGGCCCAGCCCGGCGAGGCATCGTCGATCAACAAGACCAACATGGACACCGCGGTCGACATCATGAACCGCCGTGTCAATGGTCTTGGTGTCTCGGAGGCCGAGGTCCAGACCCAGGGCTCCAGGAACATCATCGTCAACATCCCCAAGGGCACGAACTCGGAGGAGGCGCGGCAGCAGGTCGGTACGACCGCCAAGCTGTACTTCCGCCCGGTCCTGGCCACGGAGGCCTCCACGGGCGCCGCGACGGCGACCCCGTCACCGAGCGGGTCCGGCAGCGCCTCCAGCAGCCCGTCGAGCACGCCCAGCTCCAAGGCGAGCGCCTCCTCGTCGAAGACCGGCTCCGCGACCCCGACGGCCACCGCCACCTCTCAGGGCCGTGCCGCCAGCGACGCGCTGAAGGCCGACTCCACCTCGTCGGCGAGCCCCAGCGCCTCGGCCAGCGCCACCCCGTCGGCGGACAGCAGCGCGGCCGCCAGCGCGGCGGCCGCCAAGCTGGAGGCCCAGTACACCGCGCTCGACTGCTCCAAGAAGTCGGTCCAGAACACCGCGGGCAAGACCGCCAAGGCCGGCGACGCGACCGTGGCCTGCGGCCAGGTCTCGGGCGTCTGGTACAAGTACGTGCTCGGCCCCGCCGCCGTGGACGGCACCGACGTCAAGAAGGCCGCGGCCGTCCTGAACACGACGACCGCCGCCGGCTGGCAGGTCACCATGGACTTCACCGGCAAGGGCGGCGACAAGTTCGCCAAGGTCACCGGTGAACTGGCGAAGAACACCAGCCCGCAGAACGAGTTCGGCATCGTCCTCGACGGCCAGGTCGTCTCCAGCCCCTCCGTCAGCTCGTCGATCACCGGCGGCAGCGCGGAGATCTCCGGCAGCTTCACCCAGGAAGAGGCCCAGAGCCTCGCCAACATGCTGTCGTACGGCGCCCTGCCGCTGACCTTCAAGGAGGACAGCGTCACCACCGTGACCGCGGCCCTCGGCGGTGAGCAGCTGCACGCCGGTCTGATCGCGGGCGCGATCGGCCTCGCGCTGGTCGTCCTCTACCTGCTGATCTTCTACCGCGGTCTGTCGGTCATCGCGATCCCCTCGCTGCTGGTCTCCGCGATCCTCACCTACGTGATCATGGCGTTGCTCGGCCCGGGCATCGGCTTCGCGCTGAACCTGCCGGCCGTCTGCGGTGCGATCGTCGCGATCGGTATCACCGCGGACTCGTTCATCGTGTTCTTCGAACGCATCCGGGACGAGATCCGCGAGGGCCGCTCGCTGCGCCCGTCCGTCGAGCGGGCCTGGCCCCGCGCCCGGCGCACCATCCTGGTCTCCGACTTCGTGTCGTTCCTCGCCGCCGCGGTGCTGTTCATCGTCACCGTCGGCAAGGTCCAGGGCTTCGCGTTCACCCTCGGTCTGACCACCGTGCTCGACGTGGTCGTCGTCTTCCTCTTCACCAAGCCGCTGATGACCATCCTCGCCCGCAGGAAGTTCTTCGCGGACGGCCACAAGTGGTCCGGCATCGACCCGAAGGCGCTGGGCGCCAAGCCGCCGCTGCGCCGCACCCGCCGCCCCGCCGGTTCTGCCGCGGGCCCTGTCGACCCGAAGGAGGCGTGA
- a CDS encoding YebC/PmpR family DNA-binding transcriptional regulator produces MSGHSKWATTKHKKAVIDAKRGKLFAKMIKNIEVAARTGGADVSGNPTLFDAIQKAKKSSVPNKNIDSAVKRGAGLEAGGADYETIMYEGYGPNGVAVLIECLTDNRNRAASDVRVAMTRNGGNMADPGSVSYLFHRKGVVIVPKGELGEDDVLGAVLDAGAEEVNDLGESFEVVSEATDLVAVRTALQDAGIDYDSADANFVPTMQVELDEDGARKIFKLIDALEDSDDVQNVFANFDVSDEVMEKVDA; encoded by the coding sequence ATGTCCGGCCACTCTAAATGGGCTACGACGAAGCACAAGAAGGCCGTGATCGACGCCAAGCGCGGCAAGCTCTTCGCGAAGATGATCAAGAACATCGAGGTCGCGGCCCGAACCGGTGGCGCCGACGTGTCCGGCAACCCGACGCTGTTCGACGCCATCCAGAAGGCCAAGAAGAGCTCGGTCCCGAACAAGAACATCGACTCCGCGGTCAAGCGCGGCGCCGGTCTCGAAGCCGGTGGCGCCGACTACGAGACGATCATGTACGAGGGTTACGGCCCGAACGGTGTCGCCGTGCTCATCGAGTGCCTCACCGACAACCGCAACCGCGCCGCCTCGGACGTGCGCGTCGCCATGACCCGCAACGGCGGGAACATGGCCGACCCCGGCTCCGTCTCGTACCTCTTCCACCGCAAGGGTGTCGTGATCGTCCCCAAGGGCGAGCTGGGCGAGGACGACGTCCTCGGTGCCGTGCTCGACGCGGGCGCCGAAGAGGTCAACGACCTCGGTGAGTCCTTCGAGGTCGTCTCCGAGGCAACCGACCTGGTCGCGGTCCGCACCGCGCTCCAGGACGCCGGCATCGACTACGACTCCGCCGACGCCAACTTCGTCCCGACCATGCAGGTCGAGCTCGACGAGGACGGCGCCCGCAAGATCTTCAAGCTGATCGACGCCCTGGAGGACAGCGACGACGTGCAGAACGTCTTCGCCAACTTCGACGTCAGCGACGAGGTCATGGAGAAGGTCGACGCGTAG
- a CDS encoding adenine phosphoribosyltransferase, protein MTELVDITALLLSRIRDVADYPEPGVMFKDITPLLADPAAFTALTDALAEIVVSTGATKVVGLEARGFILGAPVAVRAGVGFIPVRKAGKLPGATLSQAYDLEYGSAEIEVHAEDLNAGDRVLVVDDVLATGGTAEASLQLIRRAGAEIAGVAVLMELGFLGGRARLEPTLQGAPLEALLKL, encoded by the coding sequence ATGACGGAACTCGTAGACATCACGGCGCTGCTGCTCAGCCGTATCCGCGATGTGGCCGACTACCCGGAGCCCGGGGTGATGTTCAAGGACATCACCCCGCTCCTGGCGGACCCGGCCGCGTTCACGGCGCTCACGGACGCGCTCGCCGAGATCGTCGTCAGCACCGGTGCGACGAAGGTCGTGGGCCTGGAGGCCCGTGGCTTCATCCTCGGCGCCCCGGTGGCCGTCCGCGCGGGCGTCGGCTTCATCCCCGTGCGCAAGGCGGGCAAGCTCCCCGGAGCGACCCTCAGCCAGGCGTACGACCTGGAGTACGGCTCCGCCGAGATCGAGGTGCACGCCGAGGACCTGAACGCCGGTGACCGCGTCCTGGTCGTCGACGACGTCCTGGCCACCGGCGGCACCGCCGAGGCGTCCCTCCAGCTGATCCGCAGGGCGGGCGCCGAGATCGCGGGCGTCGCCGTCCTCATGGAGCTGGGTTTCCTGGGCGGCCGGGCAAGGCTGGAGCCGACCCTCCAAGGCGCTCCCCTGGAGGCGCTGCTCAAGCTCTGA